CTGCAATCAGAACATGCTAAAAACATGAGTCTTGTCCAGGAACAATTTCCTCAATAGTTAATCAGCTGCAACTTAATATCAACATACTAAAAGCGTgaagaggaaagaaagcaaacttactgtttttttttaaaaaaaaatgcatggaATTCTGGAATAAATCCAGTCACAATTGTACTGAATATATACTTACCCACTTAATTGCTCGAGCTTTTTCCTATCTGACTGGCCGATCACATCAGCAATCCTCTTCAAGACATCATATCCCTGCTTTtgttcaaattcaaataaacGCTTGTTGTTAAATGGAACGGTAAACAATTATTTGTGTTTAGCAAAAGTTTACTAAGGGTATAGCAATTTTGCattcttcataatttttcagGCAGAGTTCACGGTAGCTGAGTAGTCATGTAAATTGCAATGTTAGGCAAGCATagaaaaaaacttaaaactctGCAATTCAGTGCCATTTTTTCCCTAATTCAGATGGTGTATATCAAATTGAACAGGAATGGAGCACCAGAGCACTGTAAGAGAAAATTGTGAAACTTTGGCATGCCAACAGAAATAGATAGCACAACTGAAAGGCCAATCGTCTAAGAATGACACCACTTAAAATCAGAAACATAAAAGCAGACAAAAGTAGCAATTGACAATTAGAAACCTAGTCATTGAGGATGACTTGGTCTATAATTCTCCCAAAATAAAGCATCCATTAGATGGGATCCAAATTACCATTTAGTGGGACTTCAGTGGCTGACCTGAAAATTGGGAAACTAACAGGAAAAAGGTACCACTCAAAGCTTTTAAGTCCCATGCCCATCTTTTGAAAAAACATTTCTATTTTCCAATATCTTTAAAGTACATTTCAGTTTAGATGAATACCaaagcaaaaaggaaaaagtgaaTAAATATACAACAGGAATGATAttcataaacaacatttcaaaacttaatGTCATTAGGTGGGTGGGGTTGGCAACATCAATTCTAGCctgccaatcatttctatctatggaaATGATATTCATATTCTAGTTTTAATATCACAAAAGCAGGTGTCAGAGAATATCATCCGAATGAGAACATAAGTTATAGCTCAAAGACTTGCCtttaaaattgtcaatttaCTAAGCTTACCAAGAGGCAACTTTTCAGCATTGTATCCTACAATACCAAATAGAGAACACattataaataatacaaaacaGTACGCTAATTCAGAAAACACCACATCAAAAAACAAATCTAATTATCATAACAACACGTGTTTCTGGAGTAGTGTCTATCACACAGATGAAATGGTGAGAACTGAGAAGAATGTTCAGAATATCTAATTATCAAAGTTCGGCATAGCAGGTAACCAAATAAGGTCACTATCTGGTTCATTAGGCATACCTAAAAGTTTAGACATAACAAATGCAAAAGCTAACCTATTTCCATCATCTGTTGTTTCATCATGCTGACATTGCAAATAAGAGAGATAAACTTTGCAATACGCGACTCCAGTTTTGTTTCCCGGGGCTGAGGTCCCATTGTCAAGTCTGACTTTGCTTGTTCCTGGTAACAGTTAATACTCAAGAAAACGGTgttaaaaattttcaagaatgaATTTATTTCAGATACTCAAATGAACATAAACACATTTGACAGCCAAACTTGCAGTGTGAAAACAAATTTCTAACTTCAAAACATGATTTACAATCTGGCCGTAGTACTACATGCTCTTTCATTTTCGAGTTTGGACTGGAATAaagcaaaacaaatatttaaatcaagtggaaatgggataaaaTAAAAGCATCCAATATTATTGAGCATTCATCATCTTGTTATACCAAAATATCTAGCAATTAAACAACTTACAGTTGATTCTTTTTCTGCATCAGTGTAGTCCATCTCCAACCAAACATAGTTTTTTGGGTGAGAAATGAACTCTTTACGGTTGCACCAATGATTCCTGGTTTTGGCTAGGAACTTCTGCTCAAATTCCTGAATAGCACTATGTTGAGAAGTGTAAGGACCTAGTAGTTTATCTTGACCCTTAACACCAACTCTACCCCATCTGTAGTAAACCATGAATCGTCTGCCATCATCAGACTCTGCAATCGAATTTCAGGATACACGAAGATATTAGAATTACTGAAATAACTCATACAGTACAGACTTTGATGTTTTTGCCTGAAGACACAAAGTTATGAACTTAAAACACTAAATATTATCACTTAATATATCTAGCTACTCCACAAGAATAAAGAATCCCGTGTCTAAATTCACAATTAAGTGAGTTTGAAGAACTAGAGCTTAAAAGATTAACCTAAAACTTGGATGACATAGAACTTGTTATTGTTGTCTCTAACATTTGTCTGGTTCAGCATGGCATCATAAATTTCATCATCCTACGCAAAacaggagaaaaaataaatttttaagtataTTGACGTGAACTAAACATGACCCAACAGTCACAGCCTGTGGGACTACTTACCTGCTGCAGTACATGGTACTGAGACTTAATGTGATCCGGAAGCCATTGATCTAACACAGCAGCACCCTTCTTGGTTGCAGTGACCATTCTCTCCGTCTTCCTTTCAGCAGCATCTTTTTCTTTAGCTGCCACCATAATATCTGAAACAATTCATAAAAGCAGTCTCCACGCAGAAGTCATGTCGCTCAATTGTGAGCCTCGGCGGAACATTAAGGTTGCTCCATTGTGACCTGGAGGTCGCATGTTCAAGCGAGAAACAGCCTCTTTccaaagcaagggtaaggctgcAAACAATTGACCTTTCAGAGACCCCGCTGTGCGGGAGCCTCGTGCACTAGGTTACCCTTTGGTCTACGCGCAAAGGCTAGCATCAGGAACCAATATATAAACTGAATTGCTAAACATACCTTCAACAACGTCGCTGGGATCCTGAGAACCGTCACAGAGCCGTTCAAGGAGTTCTTTCTTGGACCCACTTGTAGAAAGTCCCCGAAGAGCAGATTCTTCGCGCAGTTGCCGAATACCCATGCCCCGAAACTTGTCAACAGCCCTGATTTTCTGGGACCCGCTTGAAATTGAATCTCCATTCTCCGGCTCCGTTTCTCTCTTCCCACTAACTAAATCATCGGCGGAATCAATTGACTGCTTACCTTCTTCGCGAATGGCCGATTTAAGCCGCCGTACCTACAAGAAACTCACAATCAACGGAAAGAAACAATGCCGGAAGAAATGGAAACAGAAATGGATTAATACCAGAGTGGGCTTGGTTCCGACGGTGCTGAGGCCGCGTTGGGCGAGCTGGGCTCGAAGCTCTTCCACTTTGAGTTggttttccattttcttcacattgAAGCGAGTGAAAGAGGCGGGATTGTATTTTAGAGTCTTATTACAGGCCCCGAGAGCCTTTAAGAgggcattaaaaaaaaaaaaaaaaaaaaaagataaaattacccCCTCAAgctttacaaatttacaaagaaTAGCCCCTACTCCTGCCTTTGCAGGCTTGCCCCTGCTCTTTGCTGCAACAAGATGAGGAGAGACGGTGACGGAGGCGAGGCGAAGGCGAAGGCGAAGGCGGCATGACAGCGAGGCGCCGCAAAGAGACGAAGGCAACAAAGACGCGGCCATGAGAGGGGAGCAACTGTCGGCAAGGACGAGGCGAGGCGATCATGGCAAAACGACGACGAAGACGAGGCGAGGCAAGGCGACGGAGGCGAGGCGAGGCAACGGCAGCGAGGCGAGGTGATGGCCATGGCAGAGGAGACGCATCAGAACAGAGGGGGAATCCATGGGAGGGGGAAGGAGAAAGCAGGCGTGGGGCAAAATCgactttttgccccctttcggTAAAGCCGTCGGTAAGCTCGTCGGactttttaacatttttctctattttaacAAGAAATTGGCGTGCCTA
This genomic stretch from Diospyros lotus cultivar Yz01 chromosome 1, ASM1463336v1, whole genome shotgun sequence harbors:
- the LOC127797371 gene encoding poly [ADP-ribose] polymerase 2 isoform X2 → MENQLKVEELRAQLAQRGLSTVGTKPTLVRRLKSAIREEGKQSIDSADDLVSGKRETEPENGDSISSGSQKIRAVDKFRGMGIRQLREESALRGLSTSGSKKELLERLCDGSQDPSDVVEAKEKDAAERKTERMVTATKKGAAVLDQWLPDHIKSQYHVLQQDDEIYDAMLNQTNVRDNNNKFYVIQVLESDDGRRFMVYYRWGRVGVKGQDKLLGPYTSQHSAIQEFEQKFLAKTRNHWCNRKEFISHPKNYVWLEMDYTDAEKESTEQAKSDLTMGPQPRETKLESRIAKFISLICNVSMMKQQMMEIGYNAEKLPLGKLSKLTILKGYDVLKRIADVIGQSDRKKLEQLSGEFYTVIPHNFGFKKMRDFVIDTPQKLKCKLEMVEALGEIEVATKLLTDDIQMQEDPLFSHYQRLHCELMPLEVNSEEFSLITTYVKNTHAKTHSNYTVDIVQIFKASREGEAERFRKFSDTKNRMLLWHGSRLTNWTGILSQGLRIAPPEAPVTGYMFGKGVYFADMFSKSANYCYSTPAAPFGVLLLCEVALGDMAELVEANYDADKLPEGKMSTKGVGSTAPEFSEAQMLEAGTIVPLGKPKEQPAGPQGALLYNEYIVYNVDQIRMRYIVQVNFNFKR
- the LOC127797371 gene encoding poly [ADP-ribose] polymerase 2 isoform X1; its protein translation is MENQLKVEELRAQLAQRGLSTVGTKPTLVRRLKSAIREEGKQSIDSADDLVSGKRETEPENGDSISSGSQKIRAVDKFRGMGIRQLREESALRGLSTSGSKKELLERLCDGSQDPSDVVEDIMVAAKEKDAAERKTERMVTATKKGAAVLDQWLPDHIKSQYHVLQQDDEIYDAMLNQTNVRDNNNKFYVIQVLESDDGRRFMVYYRWGRVGVKGQDKLLGPYTSQHSAIQEFEQKFLAKTRNHWCNRKEFISHPKNYVWLEMDYTDAEKESTEQAKSDLTMGPQPRETKLESRIAKFISLICNVSMMKQQMMEIGYNAEKLPLGKLSKLTILKGYDVLKRIADVIGQSDRKKLEQLSGEFYTVIPHNFGFKKMRDFVIDTPQKLKCKLEMVEALGEIEVATKLLTDDIQMQEDPLFSHYQRLHCELMPLEVNSEEFSLITTYVKNTHAKTHSNYTVDIVQIFKASREGEAERFRKFSDTKNRMLLWHGSRLTNWTGILSQGLRIAPPEAPVTGYMFGKGVYFADMFSKSANYCYSTPAAPFGVLLLCEVALGDMAELVEANYDADKLPEGKMSTKGVGSTAPEFSEAQMLEAGTIVPLGKPKEQPAGPQGALLYNEYIVYNVDQIRMRYIVQVNFNFKR